The Chitinophaga sp. Cy-1792 genome contains the following window.
AAAATGTTGTGACAAATCCTATAGCCAATGAGTTAAATAAATCTGGTAATTCTATTGAAGAGAAGGGTTTTGTAAATTTGGATATCTTAGAAAATGCAAGATTGAAACTGGATGGATTATTATCCTCGATGGAGTTATACGGTAAATGGTCTCAGGAGGAATTGGAGAAGGTGAAAAAGGTGCATCGGGTATTTCATAATGATTTAAGGGCAATTGATCTGAAGACAGAGGGTTCTAGATTAGAAATGAATATTTCTAGCAGAGAGGGAGCAGATGAAAACGAAATTCGGGAATCAGCTCTTTTTTACATAGACAAAGTCATTGCGTTTGAAAAAAGAGCAATGGATCGGGCATTACTGCATGATTTCACCCCGGATGTTTTTACGCAGGCCTCTGCAGTTATGACTTATGCGATTAAAACGATTGCAGTTCAAAATTATAATGGTTTGCGAAATGTTAAAATTAGTGAACTGCCCATCGATGCACCATGGATTTTTATTACTGGAGAGAATAGCCGAGGAAAATCTTCGTTATTACAAGCAATATTCATTGGTTTGAATGGGCCACGCGATAAAGACAGGATTTTGGTAGATGTATCTGAAACTAAGATTGGAGTCGAATTTAAATGTGAAAGTGTCAACTTAATCAATAATTCTGAAGGCAGAATTTACTCCTTGAGTCATCTTTTAGCCTATGGCCCTTCCCGTCTTTTAATTCAGGCGAATTCCAGCCAAAACGAAGAATCTGCCTATGGTTTGAAGCATTATTCCCTTTTTCATCCGGATGGTAGGTTGATGAATATAGAGTATCCTTTACTCTTATGGCATTTCGAAAATCCTTCCAGGTTTAACATTGTCAAAAATATATTCTGCACAATAATTCCTCATCTGAAAGATATAAAATATGATTCGGCTGTAAAACAAATTGTATATCTGGATGGAGATGTAAAATCTGAAGGAAATGATGGATACATTTCTTTTAGCCTGCTTGCATCAGGTACAAGAAGTATCATTGCAATGGTGGGTGATATGATTTGCAGGATCTTTAATATCGAACCAGAGTTAGATGACCCCAGGGATTTTGCAGGTATTGTATTGATTGATGAATTAGATGTGCATCTGCATCCCAAATTGCAGCGGCAATTACCAACTTTATTATCACAAACCTTTCCAGATATTCAGTTTATTGTTACGACCCACAGTGTCATTCCTTTCCTTGGAGCACCCAAA
Protein-coding sequences here:
- a CDS encoding AAA family ATPase, translated to MEKNQLHKAHNYFIKLKNDGLSYEELVKTFSDIPVETLEGWNKELEPAMQDLQQNVVTNPIANELNKSGNSIEEKGFVNLDILENARLKLDGLLSSMELYGKWSQEELEKVKKVHRVFHNDLRAIDLKTEGSRLEMNISSREGADENEIRESALFYIDKVIAFEKRAMDRALLHDFTPDVFTQASAVMTYAIKTIAVQNYNGLRNVKISELPIDAPWIFITGENSRGKSSLLQAIFIGLNGPRDKDRILVDVSETKIGVEFKCESVNLINNSEGRIYSLSHLLAYGPSRLLIQANSSQNEESAYGLKHYSLFHPDGRLMNIEYPLLLWHFENPSRFNIVKNIFCTIIPHLKDIKYDSAVKQIVYLDGDVKSEGNDGYISFSLLASGTRSIIAMVGDMICRIFNIEPELDDPRDFAGIVLIDELDVHLHPKLQRQLPTLLSQTFPDIQFIVTTHSVIPFLGAPKNSVFLKVSKQPDEDATVERVFIDIEHLLPNVLLTSSLFDMDNITQINNENIGNVSTEDSFDEYSKVQDVKRKLDDIENSDIDFPEIS